A stretch of the Phycodurus eques isolate BA_2022a chromosome 15, UOR_Pequ_1.1, whole genome shotgun sequence genome encodes the following:
- the LOC133413820 gene encoding histone H2A-like isoform X1 codes for MSGRGKSGKARAKSKTRSSRAGLQFPVGRVHRLLRKGNYAERIGAGAPVYLAAVLEYLTAEILELAGNAARDNKKTRIIPRHLQLAVRNDEELNKLLGGVTIAQGGVLPNIQAVLLPKKTEKAIKPNTPRKRFSFLKTSIYMKKCYGSSRSSTEAQIPPSPATSPNSSEDEY; via the exons atgtctGGTCGTGGAAAGTCCGGAAAGGCAAGGGCGAAGTCCAAGACTCGTTCGTCCCGTGCAGGGCTGCAGTTCCCAGTTGGTCGGGTTCACAGGCTTCTCCGCAAAGGCAACTACGCCGAGCGTATCGGCGCCGGCGCTCCGGTCTACCTGGCGGCCGTGCTCGAGTACTTGACAGCTGAGATTTTGGAGCTGGCCGGAAACGCTGCTCGCGACAACAAGAAGACCAGAATCATCCCACGCCATTTGCAGCTGGCTGTCCGCAATGACGAGGAGCTCAACAAACTTCTAGGCGGTGTCACTATCGCTCAGGGCGGCGTGTTGCCCAACATCCAGGCGGTTCTGCTGCCCAAGAAGACCGAGAAGGCCATCAAGCCCAA tACTCCGAGGAAAAGATTCTCTTTCCTGAAGACTTCCATTTACATGAAAAAAT GTTACGGAAGCAGCAGATCAAGTACAGAAGCCCAGATTCCCCcgtccccagccacttcacccaACTCTTCCGAGGATGAATACTGA
- the LOC133413823 gene encoding histone H4: MSGRGKGGKGLGKGGAKRHRKVLRDNIQGITKPAIRRLARRGGVKRISGLIYEETRGVLKVFLENVIRDAVTYTEHAKRKTVTAMDVVYALKRQGRTLYGFGG, translated from the coding sequence ATGTCAGGTCGCGGCAAGGGAGGCAAAGGTTTGGGGAAAGGAGGCGCCAAGCGTCACCGCAAAGTCCTCCGCGACAACATCCAGGGCATCACCAAGCCCGCCATCCGCCGCCTGGCTCGCCGCGGCGGCGTCAAGCGCATCTCGGGCCTCATCTACGAGGAGACCCGCGGCGTGCTCAAGGTCTTCCTGGAGAACGTCATCCGCGACGCCGTCACCTACACCGAGCACGCCAAGAGGAAGACCGTCACCGCCATGGATGTGGTCTACGCCCTCAAGCGGCAAGGACGCACACTCTACGGCTTCGGCGGTTAA